From a region of the Candidatus Pelagibacter sp. FZCC0015 genome:
- the rsmD gene encoding 16S rRNA (guanine(966)-N(2))-methyltransferase RsmD — MRIISGKFKGRKILEPPDIKTRPLKDLTKESIFNIIEHTNKFKINLTKSNILDLFSGVGSFGIECLSRGANYVVFVENYFGVLPILKKNLISLGSLKNYKVIEKDVYDKSLFIKFDNKFNLIFFDPPYKDKNFIKILINMQKLNLLDKDGIIILHRHKKEKDNFPENFKIIEEKKYGISKIFFLNFLN, encoded by the coding sequence ATGAGAATAATATCTGGTAAATTTAAGGGTAGAAAAATTTTAGAACCACCAGATATTAAAACTAGACCTCTTAAAGATTTAACAAAAGAATCTATATTTAATATAATAGAGCATACAAATAAATTTAAAATAAATTTAACCAAGTCAAATATATTAGATTTATTTTCAGGTGTAGGATCCTTCGGCATTGAATGTCTATCACGAGGAGCAAATTATGTGGTTTTTGTAGAAAATTATTTTGGTGTATTGCCTATTTTAAAAAAAAATTTGATCAGCTTAGGATCATTAAAAAATTATAAAGTAATCGAAAAGGATGTTTACGATAAAAGTTTATTTATCAAGTTTGATAATAAATTTAATTTAATTTTTTTTGATCCTCCGTACAAAGATAAAAATTTTATAAAAATACTAATAAATATGCAAAAATTAAATTTATTAGATAAAGATGGCATAATTATTCTTCATAGACATAAAAAAGAAAAAGATAATTTTCCTGAAAACTTCAAAATTATTGAAGAAAAAAAATATGGAATATCAAAAATTTTTTTTTTAAATTTCTTAAATTAA
- the purD gene encoding phosphoribosylamine--glycine ligase, producing MKVGIIGSGGREHAICEVLKKSRKITKIYCFPGNAGTENISQNVNLDLENFKKLKNFILENKIGLIIVGPEKPLVDGLVDYLQKFKIKVFGPNKKASRLEGSKIFTKKLCKKYNIPTAKFGIFQNKKNAKKFLKNSKYPIVIKADNLASGKGVYICKNKIDANHAIEEIFNGKFGKAKNLLIEEFLNGEEMSFFTIHDGKNYKFFGTAQDHKRVFEGDRGKNTGGMGAYSPSRLINNKLQKKIVNKIIKPTLAGLSNQNTKYLGFLYTGLMIVNDEPFLIEFNVRMGDPECQTIIPKLKTDLYEIFLACCEERLNKLNVKWYNKKSLCIVLCSKGYPEGFKKNVEIKNLNKIITNQDKLLFHAGTIKKNKKIYAIGGRVLNFISLSKNFSSARKNIITAIHKLNWPGGFFRRDIGYKVIKK from the coding sequence ATGAAAGTTGGAATAATAGGAAGTGGTGGAAGAGAGCACGCAATTTGTGAAGTATTAAAAAAATCTAGAAAAATAACGAAAATATATTGCTTCCCTGGAAATGCAGGTACCGAAAATATTTCTCAAAATGTAAACCTTGATTTAGAAAATTTTAAAAAACTCAAAAATTTTATTTTGGAAAATAAAATTGGTTTAATTATAGTGGGTCCAGAAAAACCATTGGTTGATGGTCTTGTAGATTACTTACAAAAATTTAAAATTAAAGTATTTGGTCCAAACAAAAAAGCTTCTAGGCTCGAAGGATCAAAGATATTTACTAAAAAACTTTGTAAAAAATATAATATACCAACAGCAAAATTTGGAATTTTTCAAAATAAGAAAAATGCAAAAAAATTTTTAAAAAATTCGAAATATCCAATTGTAATTAAAGCTGACAATTTAGCGTCTGGAAAAGGTGTTTATATTTGTAAAAATAAAATAGATGCAAATCATGCGATCGAGGAAATTTTTAATGGAAAGTTTGGTAAAGCAAAAAACCTACTTATTGAAGAATTTTTAAATGGTGAAGAAATGAGTTTTTTCACTATCCATGATGGAAAAAATTATAAATTTTTTGGAACTGCACAAGATCATAAAAGAGTTTTTGAAGGAGATAGAGGTAAAAATACTGGAGGTATGGGGGCTTATTCACCCTCAAGACTGATAAATAATAAATTACAAAAGAAAATTGTTAATAAAATAATAAAACCGACACTTGCGGGTTTATCTAATCAAAACACTAAATATTTAGGTTTTTTATATACAGGTTTAATGATTGTTAATGATGAACCCTTTTTAATTGAGTTTAATGTAAGGATGGGTGATCCTGAATGCCAAACCATAATTCCAAAACTAAAAACTGATCTTTATGAAATTTTTTTAGCATGCTGCGAGGAAAGATTAAACAAACTTAATGTAAAATGGTATAATAAAAAAAGTTTATGTATTGTATTATGTTCCAAAGGATATCCGGAAGGTTTTAAAAAAAATGTAGAAATAAAAAATTTAAATAAAATAATTACAAATCAAGATAAGTTATTATTTCATGCAGGAACAATTAAAAAAAATAAAAAAATTTATGCTATCGGAGGTAGGGTTTTAAATTTCATTTCTTTATCTAAAAATTTTAGCTCTGCAAGGAAAAATATAATAACTGCTATACATAAATTAAATTGGCCAGGCGGCTTCTTTAGACGAGACATAGGTTATAAAGTCATAAAAAAATGA
- a CDS encoding DUF2093 domain-containing protein, with amino-acid sequence MIKKLAKIRYLPNNFEITKPGDYVECAVSGKKILIENLTYWNVEFQEAYYSYKEACLKKETEEKK; translated from the coding sequence ATGATAAAAAAATTAGCAAAAATAAGATATTTACCTAATAATTTTGAGATAACTAAGCCGGGAGATTATGTTGAGTGCGCAGTTTCTGGAAAAAAAATTCTTATTGAAAATTTGACTTATTGGAATGTAGAATTTCAAGAAGCATATTACTCTTATAAGGAAGCTTGCCTAAAAAAAGAAACTGAGGAAAAAAAATAA
- a CDS encoding lysophospholipid acyltransferase family protein, with product MKYIKYFTQFLLTIIFFILFKILGLKFSSRLSGKIFEIIGPFFRSKKIIISNIKKAIPNIEPQNLKEIIKLMWNNYGRIFAEYIFIKDFRLDKENSKISVEGQEILEEIKKSNKQVVFISGHLSNFELMAMYLEKTGIKLSAIYRPLNNVFLNKIIENIRKKYICENQIKKGIAGLKQLVKFKNQNYSTALMIDQRVSEGILSKFFNQKALTTTIPSQLVKKFHIPIVPIYIERVKDINFKITIYKPIYFSKDDSHQYITDELNKILEKMILKKPGQWIWSHNRWK from the coding sequence ATGAAATATATTAAATATTTTACTCAATTTTTATTAACAATAATTTTTTTTATTTTATTTAAAATTTTGGGGTTAAAATTTTCATCTAGATTAAGTGGTAAAATTTTTGAAATAATTGGACCTTTTTTTAGATCAAAAAAAATAATTATTTCGAATATTAAAAAAGCAATCCCAAATATTGAACCTCAAAATTTAAAAGAAATAATAAAATTAATGTGGAATAATTATGGAAGAATTTTTGCAGAATATATTTTTATTAAGGATTTCAGATTAGATAAAGAAAATTCTAAAATAAGTGTAGAGGGTCAGGAAATTCTTGAAGAAATAAAAAAATCTAACAAACAAGTAGTTTTCATTTCAGGTCATTTAAGTAATTTTGAGTTAATGGCAATGTATTTAGAAAAGACTGGAATAAAGCTTTCTGCAATTTACCGTCCATTAAATAATGTTTTTTTAAATAAAATAATTGAAAATATAAGAAAGAAATATATTTGTGAAAATCAAATTAAAAAAGGTATTGCTGGTTTAAAACAGTTAGTCAAATTTAAAAATCAAAATTATTCAACAGCTTTAATGATTGATCAGAGAGTTTCTGAGGGAATTTTATCAAAATTTTTTAATCAAAAAGCTTTAACAACTACTATTCCATCACAATTGGTAAAAAAATTTCATATCCCAATTGTGCCTATTTATATTGAGAGAGTAAAAGATATAAACTTCAAAATAACTATTTATAAACCTATTTATTTTTCGAAGGATGACTCACACCAATATATTACTGATGAGCTAAATAAAATTCTCGAAAAAATGATACTTAAAAAACCAGGGCAATGGATTTGGTCTCATAATAGATGGAAGTAA
- the lpxK gene encoding tetraacyldisaccharide 4'-kinase codes for MNLKKPKFWDYKKPNLFAFLLLPLAYLIKIINLLKFKSEKKKLNIKTICVGNIYIGGTGKTSLCIQINEILKKKKIKTCFVKKFYKNQTDEQMLLQNKGKLFLNKKRFYALKKAVSEKYDIAIFDDGLQDKTIYYDKSFVCFNTINWIGNGMTIPAGPLRENITALKKYNQIFLNGNLENLEFLKQEILKINPKIIIHIGKYKIINLNEFKMDENYLVFSGIGNHQTFITMLKEYNLNILKDFEFPDHYQYTFNDIENIIKKAKVLNCKIITTEKDYVRINSHYKNRIKVIKSELKIIDEEKLIKSII; via the coding sequence ATGAATTTAAAAAAACCTAAATTTTGGGATTATAAAAAGCCGAATTTATTTGCATTTTTATTATTACCTCTTGCCTATTTAATCAAAATCATAAATTTGTTGAAATTTAAATCTGAAAAAAAAAAATTAAATATCAAGACAATATGCGTTGGTAATATTTATATCGGTGGTACAGGAAAAACTTCTTTATGTATTCAAATAAACGAAATCTTAAAAAAGAAAAAAATCAAAACATGTTTTGTTAAAAAGTTCTATAAGAATCAAACCGACGAACAAATGCTTTTACAAAATAAAGGTAAACTTTTTTTAAATAAAAAAAGATTTTATGCTCTTAAAAAAGCTGTTTCAGAAAAGTATGATATAGCAATTTTTGATGATGGTCTTCAAGACAAAACAATTTATTACGACAAATCTTTTGTATGTTTTAACACAATTAATTGGATTGGAAATGGAATGACAATTCCGGCAGGACCCTTACGAGAAAATATTACAGCTTTAAAAAAATATAATCAAATATTTTTAAATGGTAATCTAGAAAATTTAGAATTTTTAAAACAAGAAATACTTAAAATTAATCCTAAAATAATTATCCATATTGGAAAATATAAAATAATAAATTTAAATGAATTTAAAATGGATGAAAATTATTTAGTATTTTCTGGTATTGGAAATCATCAAACATTTATCACAATGCTAAAAGAATATAATCTAAATATATTAAAGGACTTCGAATTTCCAGACCACTATCAATATACATTTAACGATATTGAAAATATTATTAAAAAAGCAAAAGTTTTAAATTGTAAAATAATAACAACAGAGAAAGATTATGTGAGAATAAATTCACATTATAAAAACAGAATTAAAGTTATTAAATCTGAACTTAAAATAATTGATGAGGAAAAATTAATTAAATCTATAATTTAA
- a CDS encoding 3-deoxy-D-manno-octulosonic acid transferase has product MYVFYQILLLIVTLLSPFIIFYRVLKNKEDSKRFIEKFSFNTKKRKKGKLIWFHGASVGEILSIIPLIKNYENDKEISQILVTSTTLSSSKVFQKYNFKKTIHQFYPIDLFFITNKFIKLWKPSVAIFVDSEIWPSMFKKINKSNIPLVLLNARITKKTFKRWMKIKEFSKSVFSLITVAFPQNLETKFYLKNLNTKKIIQIGNLKFSENYESKLDNIRKRLKIEFNKKKIWVSSSTHHKEEIFCAQAHLELKKKIKNLLTIIIPRHVHRVNEIIHELEDLGLKVVLHSSKSANLKNFDIYLVDTFGETKKFHKLASTVFLGGSIINRGGQNPLEAARLGSKILHGSNVDNFKDVYKLLKSLNISKKITSSKELASSIIFRSNKKNGLKIKNIGKKILKKTIKELQYFIRNEFKKT; this is encoded by the coding sequence ATGTATGTTTTTTACCAAATATTATTACTCATAGTAACATTACTATCCCCATTTATTATTTTTTATAGAGTCTTAAAAAATAAAGAAGATAGCAAAAGATTTATTGAAAAATTCAGTTTTAATACAAAAAAAAGAAAAAAGGGTAAATTAATTTGGTTTCACGGAGCAAGTGTTGGTGAAATTTTAAGTATAATTCCACTTATAAAAAATTATGAAAATGATAAAGAAATAAGCCAAATTCTTGTAACATCTACAACATTAAGTTCATCAAAGGTTTTTCAAAAATATAACTTTAAAAAAACAATACATCAATTTTACCCTATTGATTTATTTTTCATCACAAACAAATTTATTAAATTATGGAAACCAAGTGTTGCGATTTTTGTGGACTCTGAAATATGGCCTTCAATGTTTAAAAAAATAAATAAATCTAATATTCCTTTAGTTTTATTAAATGCAAGAATCACTAAAAAAACTTTCAAAAGATGGATGAAAATAAAAGAATTTAGCAAATCTGTATTTAGCTTGATAACTGTAGCTTTTCCACAAAATCTTGAAACTAAATTTTATTTAAAAAATCTTAATACAAAAAAAATAATTCAAATAGGAAATTTAAAATTTTCTGAAAATTATGAAAGTAAGTTAGATAATATTAGAAAAAGATTAAAAATTGAATTTAATAAAAAAAAAATTTGGGTTTCATCTAGCACACATCATAAAGAGGAAATATTTTGTGCTCAAGCTCATTTAGAATTGAAAAAAAAAATTAAAAATCTTTTGACAATAATAATCCCAAGGCATGTACATAGAGTTAATGAAATTATTCATGAATTAGAGGACCTTGGTTTAAAAGTTGTTTTGCATAGTTCTAAAAGTGCAAATTTAAAAAATTTTGATATTTATCTAGTGGATACATTTGGGGAAACAAAAAAATTTCACAAATTGGCCTCTACAGTATTTTTGGGTGGCTCAATTATAAATAGAGGTGGACAAAATCCATTGGAGGCAGCGAGACTAGGTTCAAAAATATTACATGGATCAAATGTAGATAATTTTAAAGATGTTTATAAATTACTTAAATCATTAAATATCTCAAAAAAAATTACCTCTTCTAAAGAGCTAGCATCATCAATAATATTTAGATCAAATAAAAAGAATGGGTTGAAAATCAAAAATATTGGAAAAAAAATCTTAAAAAAAACTATAAAAGAATTACAGTATTTTATTAGGAATGAATTTAAAAAAACCTAA
- a CDS encoding ABC transporter ATP-binding protein: MKKIEIYKRLYNDYSKKFLDKILLSGFFSILVAGSTSAIAWLLDPAIKKLFIEKDQTLIIYIPFLIIITFAVKGFSLYFAKTTMIGVGESIKKKLQYDMVNTLIGTDTQIIDKKHSGKFISNLTYDVSHITNLLSNAILTLFKDSLTLIGLLSVMFLQNWKLASISIIMIPLASITAKSLGKRINKVATEAQITSGFLTTYLVELFKNHKLIKIFQKENYEKLKADKYLTELKDKNQKIQTVYIRISPIMETLTGVMIAVLIFYSGKLMLKGEVDINNFFSFLAAMMLAYQPVRALSTLNLTLNQGLSAASRILPIIDQKSKIKDLENAKDIEIKDSNIEFKDIKFSYEIEEGITLDKINLEFKGGKMTSLVGHSGSGKSTIMNLIPRFYDAQSGNITIDNQSIYETKIKSLREKISMVSQETTLFDDTIKNNIKYANENATDEEIFKAAELSFCNEFIENLPNKFDTLIGENGVRLSGGEKQRLSIARAMLKKSSIILLDEATSSLDSETESKIQDALRILTKDKTTIVIAHRLSTVLNSNNIYVIDSGKVIDSGKHNDLMNNSELYKSFYDKQIQK, translated from the coding sequence ATGAAAAAAATTGAAATTTATAAACGTTTATATAATGACTATTCTAAAAAATTTTTAGATAAAATTTTATTATCAGGCTTTTTTTCTATATTAGTTGCTGGAAGTACATCAGCAATTGCTTGGTTACTTGATCCTGCGATTAAAAAATTGTTTATTGAAAAAGATCAAACGTTAATAATTTATATTCCATTTCTTATCATTATTACATTTGCTGTAAAAGGTTTTTCATTATACTTCGCAAAAACAACTATGATAGGTGTGGGAGAGTCTATAAAAAAAAAACTTCAGTATGACATGGTAAACACATTAATTGGAACTGATACTCAAATTATAGACAAAAAGCATTCAGGTAAGTTTATATCTAACTTAACTTATGACGTTTCTCATATTACCAATTTGCTTAGTAATGCAATACTAACTTTATTTAAAGACTCCTTAACACTAATAGGTTTATTATCAGTTATGTTTTTACAAAACTGGAAGCTTGCATCGATATCTATAATTATGATCCCTCTTGCAAGTATTACCGCAAAAAGCTTGGGGAAAAGAATTAATAAAGTAGCAACAGAAGCACAGATTACATCAGGTTTTTTAACAACTTATCTTGTAGAATTATTTAAGAATCATAAGTTGATTAAAATTTTTCAAAAAGAAAATTATGAAAAACTTAAGGCTGATAAATACTTAACAGAATTAAAAGATAAAAATCAGAAAATTCAAACTGTATATATAAGAATCTCGCCCATAATGGAAACATTAACTGGGGTAATGATCGCAGTTTTAATTTTTTATTCAGGAAAATTGATGTTAAAAGGCGAGGTTGATATTAATAATTTTTTTTCTTTCCTAGCAGCAATGATGTTAGCTTACCAACCTGTACGTGCTCTATCAACTCTGAACCTGACCTTAAATCAAGGATTATCCGCAGCCTCTAGAATTTTACCTATAATCGATCAAAAAAGTAAAATTAAGGACTTAGAAAATGCAAAAGATATTGAAATTAAAGACTCAAATATTGAATTCAAAGATATAAAATTTTCATATGAAATAGAGGAAGGAATAACCCTAGATAAAATTAACTTAGAATTTAAAGGTGGTAAGATGACGTCTTTAGTTGGACATAGCGGTTCTGGAAAATCTACTATTATGAATTTAATCCCAAGATTTTATGATGCCCAATCTGGAAATATTACTATAGACAACCAATCAATTTATGAAACCAAGATTAAATCACTAAGAGAAAAAATATCAATGGTTAGCCAAGAAACTACTCTATTTGATGATACAATAAAAAATAATATTAAGTATGCTAATGAAAATGCCACTGATGAGGAAATTTTTAAAGCAGCAGAATTATCATTTTGTAATGAATTTATTGAAAATCTTCCAAATAAATTTGATACGCTAATTGGTGAAAATGGAGTGAGATTATCAGGTGGAGAAAAACAAAGACTATCTATAGCTAGAGCTATGTTAAAAAAAAGTTCGATTATATTGCTAGATGAAGCAACGTCATCTTTAGATTCTGAAACAGAGTCTAAAATACAAGACGCCCTAAGAATTTTAACTAAAGATAAAACAACTATTGTAATAGCACATCGTTTATCAACAGTTTTAAATTCAAATAATATTTATGTAATTGATTCTGGCAAGGTAATTGATAGTGGAAAGCATAATGACCTAATGAATAATTCAGAATTATATAAAAGTTTCTATGATAAACAAATTCAAAAATAA
- the ubiA gene encoding 4-hydroxybenzoate octaprenyltransferase codes for MTHLKLFIDLTRLKKPIGFMLLFWPCAWGLTLAYDFSLTLNNYFFYLTLFFLGSVLMRSAGCIVNDILDKEFDAKVFRTKNRPIASGKISIKLAIYYAFILCFLALLVLLNFNIFTIILALGSMPLAFSYPLMKRYTYWPQLFLGITFNYGLLLGWSAVKGQIELAPILFYLGAIFWTLGYDTVYGYQDIKDDEIIGLKSTSIKFKNNAKKFLFLCFSLLIILFVAGGYYMKFNSIYFFLILIPSFHLFFYQIKTFDTNDTNSCLKVFKSNNFFGLIVFLCFLLIKNI; via the coding sequence ATGACACATTTAAAACTTTTCATTGATTTAACGAGATTAAAAAAACCGATTGGGTTTATGTTATTGTTCTGGCCATGTGCTTGGGGTCTAACATTAGCTTATGATTTTTCTTTAACTTTAAATAACTATTTTTTCTACTTAACTCTTTTTTTTCTAGGCTCTGTGTTGATGAGATCTGCTGGTTGTATTGTAAATGATATTTTAGATAAAGAATTTGATGCAAAAGTATTTCGTACTAAAAATCGTCCTATAGCATCAGGTAAAATTTCAATTAAACTTGCTATTTATTATGCTTTTATTTTGTGTTTTTTAGCTTTACTAGTTTTGTTGAATTTCAATATTTTTACAATCATTCTAGCATTAGGGTCAATGCCTCTTGCGTTTAGTTACCCACTTATGAAAAGATATACTTATTGGCCACAATTGTTCCTCGGAATTACATTCAATTATGGACTTCTGCTAGGATGGTCTGCTGTAAAGGGTCAAATAGAATTAGCTCCTATCCTTTTTTATTTAGGAGCCATATTTTGGACACTTGGTTATGATACAGTTTATGGATACCAAGATATTAAAGATGACGAAATAATAGGTTTAAAATCAACTTCTATAAAATTTAAAAATAATGCAAAAAAATTTTTGTTCTTATGTTTTAGTTTATTAATAATTCTTTTTGTTGCTGGTGGATATTATATGAAATTTAATTCTATTTACTTTTTCTTGATATTAATTCCTTCTTTTCACCTATTTTTTTATCAAATAAAAACTTTTGACACTAATGATACAAATAGCTGTTTAAAAGTATTTAAAAGTAATAATTTTTTTGGATTAATTGTTTTTTTATGTTTTTTATTAATTAAAAATATTTAA
- a CDS encoding DUF2721 domain-containing protein, whose amino-acid sequence MNIDYTVTALMFPAIPLLMSVYSNRFHSLSILIRQLHDEHVYEKHIPPEWKKQFINLSGRITLLRWTILFAAFGFLFNMLTVFALYLDEVLLARIIFGSCCLSMIISIIFFIREIQISTNALKLHMSDMDVDVN is encoded by the coding sequence ATGAATATAGATTACACAGTCACAGCGCTAATGTTTCCTGCAATACCATTATTAATGAGCGTTTATAGTAATAGATTTCATTCTCTTAGTATTTTAATTCGTCAGCTTCATGATGAGCATGTCTATGAGAAACATATTCCACCTGAATGGAAAAAACAGTTTATAAATTTAAGTGGCAGAATAACTCTTTTGAGATGGACAATATTATTCGCTGCATTTGGTTTTCTTTTTAATATGCTAACTGTATTTGCTCTTTATTTAGATGAAGTTCTTTTAGCTAGAATAATTTTTGGATCATGCTGTTTATCAATGATTATTTCTATAATCTTTTTTATACGAGAAATTCAAATTTCAACAAATGCACTTAAGCTCCATATGTCTGATATGGATGTTGATGTTAATTAG
- a CDS encoding quinone oxidoreductase family protein, with amino-acid sequence MKAVEINKTGGPEVLEVKDISLDKPGPDQVTIEQKAIGLNYIDTYHRSGLYPLKLPIGLGLEGAGIITDVGENVKDFNVGDKISYAGIPLGSYCSHRNYPTKNLVKVPDGIDLEVAATLMTKGLTTFYLLHKTYPVKSGETVLFHAAAGGVGQIFGQWAKSLGCTVIGTVGSDEKVNIAKENGYDHVINYNKEDFAKKVLEITNGKGVPVVYDGVGKDTLDGSIECLAIRGMMVSFGNASGPLSDINVPKVIQPKGLYLVRPSMQQYLSTREELDEASKKMFEKISSGKVKIKIFKKYKLEEVIKAHQDLEGRKILGPAVIVPN; translated from the coding sequence CCAGGTCCTGATCAAGTAACAATTGAACAAAAAGCAATTGGTCTTAACTACATTGATACTTACCATAGATCAGGTTTGTACCCATTAAAACTACCGATTGGTTTAGGTTTAGAGGGTGCTGGAATTATTACTGATGTTGGAGAGAACGTAAAAGACTTCAATGTTGGTGATAAAATTTCTTATGCAGGTATTCCTTTAGGTTCATATTGCTCACACAGAAATTACCCGACCAAGAACTTGGTAAAAGTACCAGATGGTATTGATCTTGAGGTAGCAGCAACCTTGATGACAAAAGGTTTAACAACTTTTTATCTTTTGCACAAAACTTATCCAGTCAAATCAGGTGAAACAGTTTTATTTCACGCAGCTGCTGGTGGGGTTGGTCAGATTTTTGGACAATGGGCAAAGAGTTTAGGCTGTACTGTTATTGGTACAGTTGGTTCAGATGAAAAAGTAAATATTGCAAAAGAAAATGGTTACGATCATGTAATTAATTACAATAAAGAAGACTTTGCTAAAAAAGTTTTGGAAATCACAAATGGTAAGGGTGTTCCAGTTGTTTATGATGGTGTTGGTAAAGATACACTAGATGGATCAATTGAATGTTTAGCAATAAGAGGAATGATGGTTTCATTTGGAAATGCATCTGGACCGTTGTCAGATATTAATGTGCCAAAAGTTATTCAGCCAAAAGGCCTTTATCTTGTAAGACCATCAATGCAACAATACCTGTCAACAAGAGAAGAATTAGATGAAGCATCAAAAAAAATGTTTGAAAAGATTAGCTCTGGTAAAGTTAAAATTAAAATTTTTAAAAAATATAAATTAGAAGAAGTTATTAAAGCTCATCAAGATCTTGAGGGTAGAAAAATTTTAGGTCCAGCTGTAATAGTTCCTAATTAA